The window TGCTTGAACGGGCGACCCCGCGCCTCGACGAGGCGGCCAACGTCGTCAAAGAGAAGCTCAAGAGCCAGGTCGTGGTCTACGTCTACACCGAACTGGAGCGCCTCTCGGCTGAGCGCTGCCGCGTTATCGAGGCCGAGTTGAACCGCCGCGTCGTGCTGCCACCCGGCGCGCTCAGTGTCGTTCCCCGCTTCGTACCAGGTCTTCAGCCCAAGCTCTCCAAGATCGAGATCCGCATCCTCTAGGCATCCGGCGCGTTCCCGCTCCCGCTACGCCGGCTTCCGGCAGCTCTGCCTGATTTGACGGACGGATGCCGCCCACTATCATTAAGGTTGTGAACAAAACCAGTGTCCGCGAACCGCAGATGGGTTCGAGATGGCCGACGCACCGCCTGTCAGCGATCATAGCCGGCACCGGGGCACATGTCCCCGCGCGCGTCATGACCAACGCTGACCTCGAGAAGATTGTGGATACGTCAGACGCTTGGATAACTGAACGCACGGGCATGAAGGAGCGTCACATAGCCGCGGCCGGCGAGACCGCGTCGGACGTTGCCATGGTTGCCTGCGAAAAGGCTCTGGCTGAATCGAAGGTGAAAGCGGAGGAGCTCGACCTCATCGTCGTCGGCACCGTTACCGGTGACATGCCGTTCCCTTCGACCGCCTGCGTTCTGCAGGAACGGCTCGGCGCGTCACGCGCCGCTGCGTTCGACGTCAGCGCTGGCTGCACCGGCTTCATATACGCACTGAGCGTTGCCCAGCAGTTCGTCGCCAATGGGGTCTACCGGACAGTACTGGTCGTCGGCGTGGAGCTGATGAGCAAGGTGACCGATTGGACCGACCGGTCGACCTGTGTCTTGTTTGGCGACGGGGCTGGCGCTGCGGTGCTGAAGGCCGGAAAAGACACGGATACCGGCATTCTTGGCACCTACTTGGCCGCCAACGGCCATGGCGGCCAGCACCTCTACATGCCGGCCGGCGGCTCACGCCATCCGGCCAGCGTTGAGACCGTGCAGCAACGCATGCACACCTGCAAGATGAACGGCAACGCCGTCTTCAAGGTCGCGGTCCGCAATATGGCTGATGCAGTCAAGCACCTGTTGCAGGAAACCGGTCTCGGAATCGATGACCTGGCTCTCCTCATCCCCCACCAGGCCAATCTGCGCATCATCGAGGCGACAGCCAAGCTGCTCAAATTCCCTTCCGAACGGGTCTTCG of the candidate division WOR-3 bacterium genome contains:
- a CDS encoding ketoacyl-ACP synthase III: MSAIIAGTGAHVPARVMTNADLEKIVDTSDAWITERTGMKERHIAAAGETASDVAMVACEKALAESKVKAEELDLIVVGTVTGDMPFPSTACVLQERLGASRAAAFDVSAGCTGFIYALSVAQQFVANGVYRTVLVVGVELMSKVTDWTDRSTCVLFGDGAGAAVLKAGKDTDTGILGTYLAANGHGGQHLYMPAGGSRHPASVETVQQRMHTCKMNGNAVFKVAVRNMADAVKHLLQETGLGIDDLALLIPHQANLRIIEATAKLLKFPSERVFVNIAKYGNTSSATTIIALDEARKAGLVHPGDNVMLVAFGAGLTWGGVLIRF